The Herminiimonas arsenitoxidans sequence CAAAAGTGCGATGGCGGCATTGGAAGAAGTCGGCATGTCGCATCGCGCCGATGAACGTCCGGCAAAACTGTCCGGCGGCGAACGTCAACGCGTTGCGATTGCACGCGCTATCGCCAAGCAACCGCAACTGTTATTTGCAGATGAACCGACCAGTTCTCTCGATGCCGACAATGGTCAGAACGTGATCGACATACTGCATCGCATCGCCCACACGCACCAAGCCACAGTGCTGTGCGTCAGCCATGATCCACGCCTGATCCGGCACGCTGACCGCGTACTGGAAATGGAAGATGGCGTAATTCGCAATGATTGGCGCCCTGAACGTAACCGGCCCACGTCACTTTATAAAGAAGGACAACAATGATGAATGCCCACCGGCATATTTGCAGCCTGCTGACACTGAGCGCCTGCATCGGCCTGACTGCCTGCTCCGATGACAAACCGGCCGCAGCACCCAAAGCTGCTGGAAACGATCATGCCTACGTTGCCATCGCACGCGGCAAGATTGAAGCACAAGGCGGCCTGGTTGCTATCCAACCTGCGCAAGATGGTCGTGTCGTACGTTTGCCAGTCAGCGAGGGACAACAAGTTGCGTCCGGTGCTGTGCTCGCAGAACTCGACAGTCGCAATGAACAAATCGAATTGAGTGAATCCGAAGCACGTCTGCGTCAGGCACAAGCACAGGCGCAAGCAGCGAACTTGCCATTGTCCGGTGCACGCGATCTGGCACAACGACTGCATCAGGCTGCCGAAGCCGGTGCCAGCGACGTACAACGTGCGGATGAAGCCAATCAACGCGTGCAACAGCTGCAAGCTGCTGCCACGATCTCCGGTAACGATGTCGCGATTGCACGTGAACGAGTAGAAGCTGCCAAGCAACGTCTTGCTGCACGCACTTTGCATGCGCCACAAGCTGGCACCATCATCATGCTCGACGCCACCATAGGCACACAAACTCTGGCACAAGGTGGCAAGCCGCTGATGACCTTGTTGCCAGCGCGCCCACCGCAAATCCGCGCCGAGTTGAATGAGAGTTTTGTATCGCAAGTCAAACCCGGCATGCATGCCGACATCAGCATCGAAGCCGACCCGCAACGCAAACCTTTGCGCGCACGTGTAGTACGCATCGGGCAGGTATTCGCTAATAGCCGTCTCAGCGACGATGGCAATCCACGCAGCAATTTACGTGTGGTCGATTGTGTACTGGCCTTCGACGAAGTGCCGGATGTACGTATCGGACAAAATGTGAGAGTGAGCTTCCATGAATAAGAACCTGAACTTCCGTCCTGTCACGGCATCCAGACAGACACCGTCCGAAATGTCGGAATGGGCAATTCAATGTGATTTCGACGGCACGATCAGTACCGTTGACGTAACTGATTCTCTGCTTAATCGCTTTGCCCGTGACGGCTACGAAGAATTGGAAGAAGCGTGGGTACGTGGTGAAATCGGCTCGCGTGTGTGTATGCAAAAACAAATCGCCTTGCTCGATATGAGCATGGACGACTTGCACGCGCATCTGGATCTGATTGAAATCGACCCAGCTTTCCCAGCCTTCGTACAAGCCGCATCGGCACGCGGACTGCCGCTGCAAATCGTCAGTGATGGCATGGACTATGTCATCACCTATGTATTAAAACGCCATGGCCTCGGCCATCTGCCGGTCCTGGCCAATCACTTGGTACAAACCGGACCACGTAGCTGGCAATTGCAATCACCACACGCCAGTGCAGCTTGCGGCCGTAACAGTGGCACCTGCAAATGCGCTCTACTGGAAACACAACGCGCCAAGCATCCGCGCGTACTTTTCATCGGCGATGGCACATCCGATTTCTGCGTATCTGGTCAAGCCGATTTCGTATTGGCCACCAGCCGCTTGCTCGAACATTGCCGCAAACACGATTACTCGCACGCCGCTTTCGCCGACTTTGATGAAGCTATTACTCTGCTGTCGCAGGTAGTCGCAAGAGAGGAAATGCAGGCATGACCGAACATGAATTTCTGTTCGAAGGTGGACGTACTGGTGTGCTGCTGATACACGGACTGACCGGCACACCAAATGAAATGCGCCTGCTCGGTAAAGGTCTGCATCGCGCTGGCCATACCGTGTATGGCATGCAACTAGCTGGC is a genomic window containing:
- a CDS encoding HlyD family secretion protein; the protein is MMNAHRHICSLLTLSACIGLTACSDDKPAAAPKAAGNDHAYVAIARGKIEAQGGLVAIQPAQDGRVVRLPVSEGQQVASGAVLAELDSRNEQIELSESEARLRQAQAQAQAANLPLSGARDLAQRLHQAAEAGASDVQRADEANQRVQQLQAAATISGNDVAIARERVEAAKQRLAARTLHAPQAGTIIMLDATIGTQTLAQGGKPLMTLLPARPPQIRAELNESFVSQVKPGMHADISIEADPQRKPLRARVVRIGQVFANSRLSDDGNPRSNLRVVDCVLAFDEVPDVRIGQNVRVSFHE
- a CDS encoding MtnX-like HAD-IB family phosphatase, whose product is MSEWAIQCDFDGTISTVDVTDSLLNRFARDGYEELEEAWVRGEIGSRVCMQKQIALLDMSMDDLHAHLDLIEIDPAFPAFVQAASARGLPLQIVSDGMDYVITYVLKRHGLGHLPVLANHLVQTGPRSWQLQSPHASAACGRNSGTCKCALLETQRAKHPRVLFIGDGTSDFCVSGQADFVLATSRLLEHCRKHDYSHAAFADFDEAITLLSQVVAREEMQA